CTTCCTCCCATTCATCTTCCTCCTCGTCGACTTCATCAGCTTCTTCACCGTGATCCTCGGCCATAGCTTGTTCTTTAGTCCGGGTAGGGTTTTTGCAAGAACGTCTGTTATGACCGTATCTAAAACAGTTTTGACATTGACGGCTCTTTTTACCCAACTGGCTTACTGCAATTTCACGTTTGGACTTCATCCGTTTAGGCTTACCCATACCTTTGAATCTTGTTCCAATGGGAACACGAACGGTTGCTTCTGATGGTTTTGTGTTACCAGTAATTTCTGCAAACCTTTCACGACGGCTCTTAGGTGGAGCATTGACAACAGACTCATCAGCAGTTTTGAAATAATTAACAACATGATCCCTGAACGAGCATAGCGCATCAAAGTTGGTGACAAGCTTATTAATAACGGACTCTGTAGAATATGTGATCTCACGTACAACACGGTTAACTTCATTATAACGATCCTCAGTCTCATTGATACCTAGAATAGCACCAGGGGCACTATTTGGAACAGCCTCCCGAGTCCAACGTCGTAATATATAGCGTTGTGGAAACTCCCTAATGTCAAGCATCCTTAGCACACAAAAGATGTGTGAGCACAACAACCCAAACTGTTCAAATCTTTTGCATGTACAATACACAGTCATGTCGGCCTCCCGCATCATAACCTGTAAAAAACCATTCAAAAGACATAAAATTGTCTTAAATAACACTATAAAACACCATATGCTACTGGAAATCACCAAGATATATACAAATTTCAAGAATAACACTACAAAACATCATGTGTATACCTCGAAGAAAGTAGTGCATGGTTGTTCCCAGTCCTTCACAAAAAATTTGACAAAGTCACCAATGTCTTCCCACTTTCCGATAGCACATCTGTGAATACCGTTTTGTATCTCCAACTGCTGGTCAAAAAATATAGTGCGTGTGTATATCCTAGACGCTTGATCCTCCAAAACAAAGTCTTCAGCCCATATTTCAGCGTTTGTATTTCTGGTGTCATGGTCATTCTTCCTGTGCTCGTGTCTCTGAGCTTCAATAGCAGAATCAAAATGCCCGAGAAATTCGACAAGTGTGCAACCCGGGTTACAGAACTGTCCAAAGAAATGGTTCTCTCTCTCGGAACGAGAAGAGGTACGCATAAGCCCGGACATGACCTCCTCACGATAATAAGCTGGTATCCAAGTATACCTGATTTGGTAAAGTGACTGCAGCCACTCATGATCAACCAAGTTAAAATCGTTCATTATGGTAGCCCACTCACTTTCAAACTTAACTGGTATAATTGAATCGGTCCACACAATGGCACACAGCCTCTTTTTGAAATCTGTATTATTGCAGATTGATGCACCAACCTAAAACACCATTGAATAAAGACATAACACCACACAcaccaaaaagtatttaaaaagtAGTAAGAAAGGTTAAAAGGACGAACAACTAAACACCTTAGCACAAATAAGAACGCGTATTGGGCAGATAGTTTTTTACAAAGTAAATGATGATCATGctaaatatgaaaataaaaataccaaCTCCTTTGCAACCTGCACAATTAAGACACTATTGTCATGTAAATAACACAATAACGCTACACTTACATAAGTAAAGCAACCTGAACATATGAACACCAATAATAACACCCTGCACTACTAAAAACACCATGGTtctacaaaattaaaaaaaattatttctaTACAGACAAAATAACACTAGTCAACTTGCGTTAACAAATAACACCATTAACaacaaaaataattcttttaaAAACACATAAAACCACAGGTTTAGAATAAATATCTGAGTGAGGACAAACAGCTTTTACACATATAACTGGTATTAACAAATAACACCAAAAATAAAACCCTGGAAACTGGAATTAACAAATAACACCctgaacaataataataataacacccTGAACAACTAAAAACACCATGGttcttcaaaattcaaaaaattatttCTATACAGACAAATAACACTAGTCAACTTGCATTAACAAATAACTCCATTAAGAACAAAAATAACTCTTTTCAAAGCACATAAAACCACCAGTTTTGAATAAAAATCTGAGTGAGGACAAACAGTTTTTACACATAGAACGCGCGTTGGCCAGAAAGTTTTTTACAAAGTAAATGATGATCATGCTTAATATGTAAAAAAATATACCAACTCCTTTGCAACCTGCACTATAGTCAAATAAAAAACACAATAACGCTACACATACATAAATAAGCAACCTGCACAATAATAACACCATGAACCACACAAAACACAACAGttctacaaaaataaaaaaaaaataaattctaTACAGATAAATAACACTACTCAACTGTAATTAACAAATAACACCATTAACAACAAAATAACTACatgaaaaaaacacaaaaaaccaCTAGTTTAGAATAAATATCTTAGCGAGGACAAATAACACTATTCAAATTTAACTGTATTGGTTAAAATAAAAACACACTGAACAAAAAAATAACAGAATTggttaaaataaaaacaaacgaaTTTAACAGAAACAATATATAAACCATTGTGACTGGTAATATTAAAATTCAACCATAAGCAAACAAAATAAATCCATGAGTGTATGCGAATCCGGAAAACGATAAAAAAACCTAACAATGTACGAAACAAGAAGGAAGTACGTTAAAAATAACGAAATTTTTTGACATCTCTAAATAACTTACTACTCCTCTTCTCCATCCTCCTCGTCTAATGCATCCTCATCTTGTTCATCCATATCTTCATCAACTTCCTCCCATTCATCTTCCTCCTCGTCGACTTCATCAGCTTCTTCACCGTGATCCTCGGCCATAGCTTGTTCTTTAGTCCGGGTAGGGTTTTTGCAAGAACGTCTGTTATGACCGTATCTAAAACAGTTTTGACATTGACGGCTCTTTTTACCCAACTGGCTTACTGCAATTTCACGTTTGGACTTCATCCGTTTAGGCTTACCCATACCTTTGAATCTTGTTCCAATGGGAACACGAACGGTTGCTTCTGATGGTTTTGTGTTACCAGTAATTTCTGCAAACCTTTCACGACGGCTCTTAGGTGGAGCATTGACAACAGACTCATCAGCAGTTTTGAAATAATTAACAACATGATCCCTGAACGAGCATAGCGCATCAAAGTTGGTGACAAGCTTATTAATAACGGACTCTGTAGAATATGTGATCTCACGTACAACACGGTTAACTTCATTATAACGATCCTCAGTCTCATTGATACCTAGAATAGCACCAGGGGCACTATTTGGAACAGCCTCCCGAGTCCAACGTCGTAATATATAGCGTTGTGGAAACTCCCTAATGTCAAGCATCCTTAGCACACAAAAGATGTGTGAGCACAACAACCCAAACTGTTCAAATCTTTTGCATGTACAATACACAGTCATGTCGGCCTCCCGCATCATAACCTGTAAAAAACCATTCAAAAGACATAAAATTGTCTTAAATAACACTATAAAACACCATATGCTACTGGAAATCACCAAGATATATACAAATTTCAAGAATAACACTACAAAACATCATGTGTATACCTCGAAGAAAGTAGTGCATGGTTGTTCCCAGTCCTTCACAAAAAATTTGACAAAGTCACCAATGTCTTCCCACTTTCCGATAGCACATCTGTGAATACCGTTTTGTATCTCCAACTGCTGGTCAAAAAATATAGTGCGTGTGTATATCCTAGACGCTTGATCCTCCAAACAAAGTCTTCAGCCCATATTTCAGCGTTTGTATTTCTGGTGTCATGGTCATTCTTCCTGTGCTCGTGTCTCTGAGCTTCAATAGCAGAATCAAAATGCCCGAGAAATTCGACAAGTGTGCAACCCGGGTTACAGAACTGTCCAAAGAAATGGTTCTCTCTCTCGGAACGAGAAGAGGTACGCATAAGCCCGGACATGACCTCCTCACGATAATAAGCTGGTATCCAAGTATCCCTGATTTGGTAAAGTGACTGCAGCCACTCATGATCAACCAAGTTAAAATCGTTCATTATGGTAGCCCACTCACTTTCAAACTTAACTGGTATAATTGAATCGGTCCACACAATGGCACACAGCCTCTTTTTGAAATCTGTATTATTGCAGATTGATGCACCAACCTAAAACACCATTGAATAAAGACATAACACCACACAcaccaaaaagtatttaaaaagtAGTAAGAAAGGTTAAAAGGACGAACAACTAAACACCTTAGCAGAAAGCTTGTCCATGATATGCCACATACATAGCCTGTGTCTACTCTCGGGCCATGTATCTTCGATAGCCTTCTTCATGGCTGGGTCTTGGTCGGTGACAATCACCGGAGGGGCATGGCCAAATGCTTGACGAAACACATTTAGCAACCAACTGTAAGTTTCAGTAGTTTCATTTCCTATtatagcagcaccaagagtaacATTGCGATTGTGATTGTCGATGCCGGTAAATGGAACAAACATCATGTTGTACCTAAAAAACAAATACGGATCAAACTTTATATTTCCAAATAACACCACAGTTTACTGAATAACACTTTATATTTCTAAATAACACCACAGTTTACTGAATAACACTTTATATTTCCAAATAACACCACAGTTTACTGAATAACACTTTATATTTCCAAATAACATCACAAATGGTTTGAATAACACCATAAAAATGAATTACACATACTTAAGAAAAAATAAGCTGTAAAAcccaaaataaatataataattacgAAACTTACTTGTTACGACGATATGTGGCATCAAATGAAACAACATCACCAAACACAGAAAATTCCTTTTGGCATCTTCATCTGCCCAAAACAAACCCCTTAAATCTCCATTCTCGTCTGTTATATACTCCATTGAAAAGTTAGGCATGTACTCTTTCTTCCTCAAAAGCCGTTTAATCATCATATCAGCATCAAACTCCGATATATAACTGTTCAGGTCTCGCTTGAAATTTTTATAATCGTTTTTGGTTGCCCCAACCTTGTCAAACCCACCATACAATGTCCTCATGATATTAAACGCTTTCACAGGGCCAATGTTCAAGGCACTCAACGCGTTAACGGCTTGTTCTTGCATATAGTTCATACCTCGGTTAGAGGGGAGTAGATGCCTATCTTCCTCAGCAACAAAAAAATGATTATGTGCCTCAATGAAAGAAGATACCTCGTATAGATTCGAAGGCATTAACTTTATACACATACGTGCTTTGCACCCAGTCCTTATAGAAGAAACACGTCGAACAGATTTCCTCTTTGACCCATTATTTGAGGTGTcaatctttttagattttataACACCATTATGTATGTATTGAGAAGACTTCCTGGCAGTGAAGCCTGAAGCCATTGCATACTTCTGATAAAAGAGGAATGCGTTGTTCACTGTGTCAAAGGTCATCTTATCCCTCGGCTTAATCGATTCATCTACCTCCGGTAAATAAGTCTTCTTACCGGAGTTTGGTGACAAATGTAGTTTCCCAACCGGCTGATATGTTTGAAATCCTGCGAAAAAAATTCTACAGTAAAAAAACAATACAACATAATACGTATAAAAATAACACCACATTAACACTGTTATGAAAAACACCCTCTACTAATACAAAAGAACACCATGTACGTATAAAAAACACCCTAACTTATATAAAAACACCATTACTCATCGTCAACTAAATTTTTCTACAGTAAAAAACACAACACAACATAATGTGTTTAAAATAACACCACAAACAACTGTTATATCAAACCAGCCTCTATTTATATGAAAACACACCATGTATTTATAAAACCCCTGTAAGGAAGATCCAATGGAAAAAAACACCATGACTCATCATCAACCTAAATAAATAACACATACCAGCTTCAACTTCGATAACATACATAAAAACACCATGCACGTATAAAACACACAACGTAGAGAGCCTCTAATTATATGAAAAACACACCATGTATTTATAAAACCCCTGTAAGGAACATCCAATGGAAAAAACCACCATGACTCATCATCAACCTAAATAAATAACACATACCAGCTTCAACTTCGATAACATACATAAAAACACCATGCACGTATAACAAAAAACACAACATAAAGAGCCTCTAATTATATGAAAAACACACCATGTATTTATAAAACCCCTGTAAGGAACATCCAATGGAAAAAAACACCATGCACGTATAAAAAACACGACATAGAGAGTTATAACTGGTGTTCATCAGAGTTCCAATAAAACAAAAAACAGATGATTGAAAAATTGACAACTACAATTAAACAGATGATTGTAATTGAATATTGATTACAATTACATAAATAATCTGCGAATAAAAAGATACATAAATACCTTGATCGTCGTTCTCCATGAAGAAAGAAATATGACTCAGATTAACGATTGTATGCGTAATTCAGTATGTATGCGTGATCAAAAATAAGAAATTGCAAGCGAATTTATAATGATTACGAGATCGATATGATTTAAAGATTTAGATGATCtgataaaaaaattcaaaaatcgaATTTCCTTAAAAAACTCATAACAATCGGTTACAAAAGATTTGAACCTTAATtaggtttgtttgtataattactaatataaccttgatctaataaaattaatatggaatgatctaatggctgagaatctttctcacctttctcacaatttatgtcttttttacaggatcctttacctatatatatatattctcagCCATTAGATCATTCCATATTAATTTGAGAAAGGTGAGAAAGGTGAGAAAGGTTATATTAGTCCTGTAAAAAAGACATAAATTGTGAGAAAGGTGAGAAAGATTCTCAGCCATTAGATCATTCCATATTAATTTTATTAGATCAAGGTTATATTAGTAAATTAATACACGCATTTAACCAATTGATTTTTCAACTAAACTAGGTTTTTTCACAGTCGTCGCGTTGCGAcgaacttcttttgttatttaaactgtgtttacatgtgttttgaaatcactacgagggCGTTGCGCACGAAACTACtgataagaataaaaagaaaatatagaaaaaacactaaaagataaccgaaagaaaatcaactaaaaaagttttatggtaatgatgttgtttactgaatttcccgaaccgaaagatcttaaatacaaattcggtaccgacttttggcgcctaccggtttttaccttcatataccggtaccgtaaccggtattttcggtatcggtatcggttggcaccgagctcatccctacccctgaaactgaaaaaaagaaatcattaaaagttgaagaaaataaacaaaaaaagttgcatgataccgttgttgttcgtacggtacccatgatcagagatgagcaaatggtaccgggtagaagtaccgaatttcccgaactaaaagattttcaaaatcatttcggtaccaacttttggcgttttctgtaccaggctggtgcctgttttttaccttcatgtaccgataattgtaccaggctggtgccgttttttaccttcatgtaccgataacgaacCAGACCGTACAtgtattttcgatacaagtactGATTGACACAAAGCTTATCCACCTTAAAAGTAaagaaataattattattttaatataaaataataaaattattaaaaaactatatatatttactataatattaaaaattatattaTGTTATTAgcatataaaatatatatataatatatgttgTTACTGTTCATTACCttaagtttttaatatataggtaacaagacatgtgttcgtgttcgttcatttcattaaccgaacgaaatttcttgttcgttcATTAATCAAACGAAAGTGAACAAATTTCTcgtcgaacggttcacgaactgttcgctgaacatttggttcgtttacagTCTTAGATGAAACCATTATGTAAGATAGCacatacaacaacaacaaccgtacAAAAGCTATTGATAGGGTCTAGGAGGGTAAGATGTATTGCATAATAGATAGACTACTTATAGCACATCATAAGTCGATATATGTACTTTGACAATTATATATACTTAGGCAAGAGTATTCATAAATCAAAATATTTCATCATTTACTCATATACTTACAAGCTTTTAAAGCACATTTCTACAAACATTCTAATTCGATATTCAAACACCACGATTTAAAAATAAGTTCCTGTAGCCTCTTTGTTTTTATAACAAAACTCATCATATAAGGGCACTGCCCGTCACATATTCAGTAAAAGCCAAAGCCACCAAACCCAACATCGCAGCCCGTCCGTTCCACAGCTCTGCATCCGACGTCATCAACCCACTCGACTTCGACTCCGCTCTTACCCCTTTAAACAACGGCACCAACGACGCCAGCAACAACACCAAACTCGTCGCTACAAACGCCGGAACTCCACCGTGTGAGATCTGAGCGAACACATCTTGGCCGCTGCTTAACTCGACCGCCATAGCCGACACAAACCCTATCATCGCTAACCTTCCGTTGATCCTCTCCGGTGCAGGCCCACTGAACGCCAAGACGTCGGAGAACTTAGTGCTCACCTTCTTCGGTGGCGGAGTTGGTGCTGCTGGAGTTTTGGAAGTGTCGGTTGAAGATTGTTGATCTCGTGACATGCACCTAACGACAGAGAAGTTGATGTTTTTTCGGAGATGTTGAGTGGTGAGACGTGCAACGGGGGTTGACATGAAGACTGAAGTAGCTGCCATGTTAGAATGAATGGTTGAGAGAAGAAGGTTGTGGAATGAATGCTAATAAAAAAATGCACATAGTAGAATTCGAACTCGGGTATCTAGTCTTATAGGTGCCCAAGAAAGCCAATTTACCAAGTTGAGTTTTGTTTTAAAGTTGAAATTTGTTATATTTAAGATCAAGTCAAAAACGGAGGCTGGACCATGTGCTTGAGTTACTATTCACAAagtttgttttttaatatatgtataataatacgtaggattaggttcaaacgtgaacaaaatcccatgcgtgaactgcgtgaactgatctgggcccttggtTTGTATAATAATAcgtaggattaggttcaaacgtgaacaaaatcccatgCGTGAACtacgtgaactgatctgggcccttggtTTTTATCATCTTGAGATTTTAAGTcaatggcatgatggtaattatttgattaattgttactaattaattaaatgaataagggtatatgtgtaatttcctTTTTAAACTGATTGCTTAAATCTCGTTCTCTCTCACAAATCATCATATTCAATCTTTCTTCATCATCCAACTTTCTCTCACCTTCATCCCCCAGATCCAAATCGAAGAAAAATCATAATATTCAATCTTTTCTCTCACCTTCATCGCCCAGATCCAACTTTATCTCTGACCTTCAATCTTTCTCACCTTCATCGCCCAGATCCAGATAGACGCCCGTCAACCCTTCAATCTTTCTGCAACATCGACGAGAGGTATAGAATCACACAAACACACAGCTTCGTCCTCATTCTCCTTCCCTGTACAACCACACAGTTATCAACCGTAACCACTTTCTTCTTCCCTCCCTCTACACACATATCCAATCCACCCACAAACATCAAAAACCCCAATTTCCAGAGGTAAAAATTTCATCTTCTCTTGTGGATTTCAAATTTCATATATATTCTTTTTCTTAGGGTATCTTGTAATACTAATTAAACTCAAAACTCTGTTGATAATAATTAACTAGGGGCAATTATGAATTTATGGGGGtgtttgagaagaaaaagaataaggTTATCATAGAAGAAGGGTATTTGATTGGAAGGC
This genomic stretch from Helianthus annuus cultivar XRQ/B chromosome 8, HanXRQr2.0-SUNRISE, whole genome shotgun sequence harbors:
- the LOC110871051 gene encoding early light-induced protein 2, chloroplastic, which gives rise to MAATSVFMSTPVARLTTQHLRKNINFSVVRCMSRDQQSSTDTSKTPAAPTPPPKKVSTKFSDVLAFSGPAPERINGRLAMIGFVSAMAVELSSGQDVFAQISHGGVPAFVATSLVLLLASLVPLFKGVRAESKSSGLMTSDAELWNGRAAMLGLVALAFTEYVTGSALI